The following are encoded together in the Pedobacter sp. D749 genome:
- the lnt gene encoding apolipoprotein N-acyltransferase, which translates to MKSKQTYLLALLSAFLLWLAWPPMPFTSPLLLIGLVPLLIALDSISGNAEKKQGKRIFLTAGLTFLVWNTASIYWVYNAINAYNGPAVALPVSLIPYGLGALLMTFAFWLYYRLGKYVNKKIAYLGLIAFYIALEYLQQTWDLAFPWMTLGNGLAGMHQLAQWYDYTGIYGGSLWILASNILAFEAYKKLKSQTGYLRFRTAGIWALVVIIPISISLTKYFNAEQKGTPSNVVVVQPNIDPYQKLENIPPAEQIKILTHLSDSIGQSNTEYFIWPETAIPNYADEDRIRSNNDFINLQSFLSKYKNGTLITGIESIKIYQDKKTITAKFDNQKGLYFDNFNTAMQVENSANVQFYHKSKLVPGVEKMPFPKVFSFLDGVFAQLGGTVGGWGWQEKPSVLYAQSGIGAAPVVCYESLWGDWIGQQVKDGAQFIAIITNDGWWGNTTGKDQHMMYAKLRAIETHRDVARSANTGISCFINQRGDVTQSTKWWTRTALKANINLNDEITFYVKSGDLIAKILSLIAIVLALIIPFRKWIRKPSHA; encoded by the coding sequence ATGAAATCTAAACAAACTTACCTCCTCGCCCTCTTAAGTGCATTTTTACTTTGGCTAGCCTGGCCACCAATGCCTTTTACCTCACCTTTGTTGTTAATCGGTTTGGTACCTTTGCTCATTGCGCTCGATTCCATTTCAGGTAACGCAGAAAAAAAACAGGGAAAAAGAATTTTCCTGACTGCAGGTTTAACTTTTTTAGTCTGGAATACGGCATCAATTTATTGGGTATATAATGCGATAAATGCTTATAATGGCCCGGCAGTAGCACTTCCCGTTTCGTTAATCCCTTATGGTTTAGGTGCACTTTTAATGACCTTTGCTTTCTGGTTATACTACAGGTTGGGCAAATATGTAAATAAAAAGATCGCCTATCTTGGCTTAATTGCCTTTTATATCGCTTTAGAATATCTGCAGCAAACATGGGATTTAGCCTTCCCATGGATGACTTTAGGAAATGGTTTGGCTGGAATGCACCAATTGGCGCAATGGTACGATTATACCGGTATTTATGGTGGTTCATTATGGATTTTAGCGAGCAATATTCTCGCTTTTGAAGCTTACAAAAAACTCAAATCCCAAACTGGCTATTTAAGATTTAGAACTGCAGGAATCTGGGCTTTAGTCGTGATTATTCCGATCAGCATTTCATTAACTAAATATTTTAATGCTGAACAGAAAGGTACACCGAGTAATGTTGTGGTGGTTCAGCCTAATATCGATCCTTATCAAAAACTGGAGAATATCCCGCCTGCAGAACAAATTAAAATTTTAACCCATTTATCCGATTCGATCGGGCAATCCAATACAGAATATTTTATCTGGCCGGAAACTGCCATTCCAAATTACGCAGATGAAGATAGGATCAGAAGCAATAATGATTTCATCAACCTGCAAAGCTTTTTATCAAAGTATAAAAATGGGACATTGATCACTGGTATAGAAAGCATTAAAATTTATCAGGACAAAAAAACAATAACAGCTAAATTTGATAATCAGAAAGGCCTTTATTTCGACAATTTTAATACAGCGATGCAAGTAGAAAACTCTGCTAATGTCCAGTTTTACCATAAATCTAAGCTCGTTCCCGGGGTAGAAAAAATGCCTTTCCCAAAAGTATTTTCATTTTTAGACGGTGTTTTTGCTCAATTGGGTGGAACAGTTGGCGGCTGGGGCTGGCAAGAAAAACCAAGTGTACTTTATGCGCAAAGTGGCATCGGTGCTGCACCAGTGGTTTGTTACGAAAGCTTATGGGGCGACTGGATTGGCCAACAGGTTAAAGACGGTGCACAATTTATTGCCATTATTACGAATGATGGCTGGTGGGGAAATACCACAGGAAAAGACCAGCACATGATGTACGCCAAACTGAGAGCTATTGAAACCCATCGGGATGTAGCCCGCTCGGCAAATACCGGAATTTCGTGCTTCATCAATCAACGTGGCGATGTAACACAAAGTACCAAATGGTGGACCAGAACTGCGCTAAAAGCCAATATCAACCTGAATGACGAGATTACCTTTTATGTAAAAAGTGGAGATCTTATTGCAAAAATCTTGAGTCTTATAGCTATTGTTTTAGCTTTGATCATTCCGTTTAGAAAATGGATCAGGAAACCTAGCCATGCTTAA
- a CDS encoding DinB family protein yields MLKQQYDFILSSRNTLLNYIKGISEQDFLTNNSSFGRGSIRNLLVHICQTYCAWIGERALGVEQEFLPFENYQTLQDCQIYFNQADKYIGLFIEKFKGNELQEVELQRNGEILTLNPLQLFTHVITHEFHHKGQIMSLSRHLGYIPVDADIIR; encoded by the coding sequence ATGCTTAAACAACAATACGATTTCATTTTATCATCCAGAAATACCCTTTTAAATTATATCAAAGGCATTTCAGAACAGGATTTCTTAACCAACAACAGTTCGTTTGGCAGAGGATCCATCAGAAATTTGTTGGTTCATATCTGTCAAACCTATTGCGCGTGGATTGGTGAAAGAGCATTAGGTGTTGAACAGGAGTTTTTACCTTTCGAAAATTACCAGACCTTACAAGACTGCCAAATTTATTTTAACCAGGCAGATAAATATATTGGCTTATTTATCGAAAAATTTAAAGGGAATGAGCTGCAGGAAGTGGAATTGCAGAGAAATGGAGAGATTTTAACGTTAAATCCATTGCAATTGTTTACCCATGTTATTACCCACGAATTTCATCACAAAGGGCAAATCATGTCGTTAAGCAGGCATTTAGGCTACATACCCGTTGATGCCGATATTATCAGATAA
- the lspA gene encoding signal peptidase II yields MQQIKNLRWSVLLLLLTLNFGCDQISKKIVRNEISDYEHISIIKNHFTLTKVENSGAFLSLGDNMPYIFRLIILTGLPLLFLGYGLYFLFAKRNLPMTMQIALCFLIGGGIGNLYDRIVHGSVTDFMHMDFYLFQTGVFNFADISIMIGVGILLFQSLRSKMVKEEPIEEVE; encoded by the coding sequence ATGCAACAAATAAAAAATCTCCGCTGGTCGGTATTGCTCTTGTTATTAACTTTAAATTTTGGTTGCGATCAGATTTCTAAAAAAATTGTGCGTAATGAGATCAGCGACTACGAACATATCAGCATTATAAAAAACCATTTTACCTTAACTAAAGTAGAAAATAGTGGTGCGTTTTTAAGTCTTGGCGATAATATGCCCTATATTTTCAGACTGATTATTTTAACAGGCTTACCGCTATTATTTTTGGGCTACGGGTTATATTTTCTTTTTGCCAAACGCAATTTACCGATGACTATGCAAATTGCTTTGTGTTTTTTGATAGGTGGCGGTATTGGCAATCTATACGACCGGATTGTACATGGATCGGTTACCGATTTTATGCATATGGATTTTTACCTCTTCCAAACAGGTGTTTTTAATTTTGCTGATATTTCGATTATGATAGGTGTTGGCATATTGCTTTTTCAATCTTTAAGAAGCAAGATGGTTAAAGAAGAACCAATAGAAGAGGTTGAATAA
- a CDS encoding OsmC family protein codes for MKRNATAVWQGSIKEGNGNITTQSTTLNNTQYSFNSRFAEGVGTNPEELIAAAHAGCFTMKLSANLTEAGFTADKLETKCEINLDPSKGEIVESHLTLTASVPDLTQEKFDELVADAEKNCPISKLLNTTITVDATLA; via the coding sequence ATGAAAAGAAATGCAACAGCCGTATGGCAAGGTTCTATTAAAGAAGGTAATGGTAACATCACTACACAAAGCACCACTTTAAATAATACTCAATATTCTTTTAATTCTCGCTTTGCAGAGGGTGTTGGTACAAATCCGGAGGAATTAATTGCGGCTGCACATGCAGGCTGTTTTACCATGAAACTATCTGCTAACTTAACTGAAGCAGGGTTTACAGCTGATAAACTGGAAACTAAATGTGAAATTAACCTTGATCCATCTAAAGGTGAAATTGTAGAATCACATTTAACCCTAACCGCTTCTGTACCTGATTTAACACAAGAAAAATTTGATGAACTGGTAGCTGATGCAGAGAAAAACTGCCCGATCTCTAAATTATTAAATACAACTATTACAGTTGATGCTACTTTAGCTTAA
- a CDS encoding NAD+ synthase, whose amino-acid sequence MKIALAQLNYHIGNFEANTKKITENIQLAKDKGADLVVFAELAICGYPPRDFLEFDEFIALCEGAAQEIARHCTDIACIVGLPVKNEILQGKDLYNAAYFIEEGKVKAIVKKALLPTYDVFDEYRYFEPATQFSCIDFKEKKIALTICEDLWNINDNPLYVSNPMDELIKEQPDVMINIAASPFSYTHDDERIKVLADNAKKYNLPVFYVNQVGAQTEIIFDGGSLVFDADGEMKAEMKYFEEDLQVFDLEEVESVRNKYPKSERLTDIEQIHDALILGIKDYFRKSGFSKAVLGLSGGIDSAVVCALACRALGPENVMSVLMPSKFSSDHSIQDALDLVNNIGCMHEIVPIKEVAEAFDHILAPAFKGLPFNLAEENVQARIRGIINMAMSNKFGYILLNTSNKSECAVGYGTLYGDMCGAIGVIGDVYKMQVFELARYINKEREIIPVNTIVKPPSAELRPDQKDSDSLPEYEILDKILYQHIEKKQGSKAIIAQGFDEALVLRILKMVNIAEFKRYQTPPILRVSPKAFGMGRRMPIVGKYMA is encoded by the coding sequence ATGAAAATAGCACTAGCACAACTTAATTACCACATTGGAAACTTTGAAGCCAACACAAAAAAAATAACGGAAAATATTCAATTGGCTAAAGATAAAGGAGCTGATTTGGTTGTTTTTGCCGAACTGGCTATCTGTGGTTATCCTCCAAGAGATTTTTTAGAGTTTGATGAGTTTATCGCCTTGTGCGAAGGTGCTGCCCAGGAAATAGCCAGACATTGTACAGATATTGCATGTATTGTCGGTTTACCGGTTAAAAATGAGATCTTACAGGGAAAAGACCTGTATAATGCAGCGTATTTTATAGAAGAAGGAAAAGTTAAGGCAATTGTTAAAAAAGCCTTATTGCCAACATACGATGTGTTTGATGAATATCGCTATTTCGAACCTGCCACACAGTTTAGCTGTATCGATTTCAAGGAAAAAAAAATTGCCTTAACCATTTGTGAAGACTTGTGGAATATCAACGATAATCCACTATATGTTTCTAATCCAATGGATGAGCTGATTAAGGAGCAACCTGATGTGATGATTAATATTGCTGCATCTCCTTTTTCTTATACCCATGATGATGAACGTATAAAAGTATTGGCCGACAATGCAAAAAAGTATAACCTGCCTGTATTTTATGTAAACCAGGTTGGTGCGCAAACTGAAATTATTTTTGATGGCGGTTCTTTGGTTTTCGATGCTGATGGAGAGATGAAAGCAGAGATGAAGTATTTTGAAGAAGACCTTCAGGTTTTTGACTTGGAAGAGGTTGAAAGTGTACGCAATAAATACCCGAAGTCGGAAAGATTAACTGATATTGAGCAGATTCACGATGCATTGATTTTAGGGATAAAAGATTATTTCAGGAAATCTGGTTTCAGTAAAGCGGTTTTAGGCTTATCCGGCGGAATTGATTCAGCCGTAGTATGTGCCCTGGCTTGTCGGGCGCTAGGTCCGGAAAATGTAATGTCCGTTTTAATGCCTTCTAAATTTTCTTCCGACCATTCTATTCAAGATGCTTTAGATTTGGTTAATAATATTGGTTGCATGCACGAAATTGTCCCAATTAAAGAAGTTGCAGAAGCATTTGATCATATACTGGCACCAGCTTTTAAGGGTTTGCCTTTTAACCTTGCTGAAGAAAATGTTCAGGCCCGTATCCGCGGCATTATTAACATGGCGATGAGCAATAAATTTGGTTACATTTTACTGAATACATCCAATAAAAGCGAATGTGCAGTAGGATATGGTACCTTGTATGGCGATATGTGCGGCGCAATCGGGGTAATTGGCGATGTATATAAAATGCAGGTTTTCGAGCTGGCCAGATACATCAATAAGGAAAGGGAAATTATACCGGTTAATACCATTGTTAAACCACCTTCAGCAGAATTGAGACCTGATCAGAAAGATTCTGACTCGTTGCCTGAATATGAGATCTTAGATAAAATATTATATCAGCATATCGAAAAGAAACAGGGCTCAAAAGCCATTATTGCCCAGGGTTTTGATGAGGCATTGGTGTTGCGTATTTTAAAGATGGTAAATATTGCCGAATTTAAACGTTACCAAACGCCACCTATTTTAAGGGTATCGCCTAAAGCCTTCGGTATGGGAAGAAGAATGCCAATTGTAGGGAAATACATGGCTTAG
- a CDS encoding porin family protein codes for MKRISIILILSVLSIGAWAQNFPITNYGFRLGLTATPTFGWIKPEQGKTDGIALGFSYGLMGDFNFAPNYSFSTALTITSINGKSTEANVLPYYATSSSTTPKAYDLKYKLQYVDLPLTIKLKTVKADGKRWYGQFGLSNSFNISAKQDAVTGGMVVGDNLNVSDNIKLYRAGLIIGGGGEFDISGNTSIVAGLTFNNGFTNIVTDKARDVRNHYLALNFGVFF; via the coding sequence ATGAAAAGAATATCAATCATTTTAATTTTGTCTGTTTTAAGTATTGGCGCATGGGCGCAAAATTTTCCTATAACCAATTATGGCTTTAGGTTAGGCCTAACTGCTACTCCAACTTTTGGTTGGATTAAGCCTGAACAGGGGAAAACAGATGGAATAGCTTTGGGTTTTTCTTACGGATTAATGGGCGATTTTAATTTTGCTCCTAATTATAGTTTTTCTACCGCTTTAACCATTACTTCTATTAACGGTAAAAGTACGGAGGCGAACGTGCTGCCTTATTATGCAACGAGTAGTAGCACTACCCCAAAAGCTTACGATTTAAAATATAAGTTACAATATGTAGACCTGCCTTTAACCATTAAATTAAAAACAGTAAAGGCTGACGGAAAACGCTGGTATGGTCAGTTTGGTTTGTCTAATTCATTCAATATCAGTGCTAAGCAAGATGCAGTTACAGGCGGTATGGTTGTTGGCGATAATTTAAACGTATCTGATAATATCAAACTTTACCGTGCCGGATTAATCATCGGTGGAGGTGGCGAATTTGATATTTCTGGCAATACCAGTATTGTAGCGGGTTTAACTTTTAATAACGGTTTCACTAACATTGTAACAGATAAAGCCAGGGATGTTAGAAATCATTATCTGGCACTTAATTTCGGTGTATTTTTTTAG
- the gldB gene encoding gliding motility lipoprotein GldB encodes MMYNVKHWQIYLIFLFAITFISCKQSNRPDVSNIQVNIKIERFDKELFAGKNKNIIDIDKQLGSKYGVFYDDFIHRILDSKYSNTESLANLYKDQAYTDLSKEVDSVFPNLKVQEEGLNETFKYIKYYYPKAKIPKFISFASGFAYQMPVGDNYLGIGLDMFLGKDSKFYRAIVQSVPLYLSRRFAPEYIVPRVAETYAHEELFAEPDDNRTLLSKMIFQGKVLYFLDQVLPENLSDSIKIGYTQQQLDWVQNFEGDIWAYFLENNYLYETDYQKIQVFLSEGPFTPGLGENRDSAPKLGVWMGWQIVKKYMKAHPDVTLQQLMADNDAQKILNQSKYKPKQQR; translated from the coding sequence ATGATGTATAACGTTAAACACTGGCAAATTTATCTAATTTTTCTTTTTGCCATCACATTTATTTCCTGTAAGCAAAGCAACAGACCTGATGTAAGCAATATACAGGTAAACATTAAAATCGAAAGATTTGATAAAGAACTATTTGCCGGAAAAAACAAAAACATCATTGACATAGACAAACAGCTTGGCTCGAAATATGGTGTGTTTTATGACGATTTTATCCACCGGATTCTTGACAGTAAATACTCAAACACCGAATCTTTAGCCAATTTATATAAAGATCAGGCCTATACCGATTTAAGCAAAGAAGTAGATAGTGTTTTCCCAAACTTAAAAGTACAGGAAGAGGGATTAAACGAGACTTTTAAATACATTAAATATTATTATCCAAAAGCGAAGATTCCAAAATTTATTTCTTTTGCTTCAGGTTTTGCTTACCAAATGCCAGTAGGCGATAACTATCTGGGTATTGGCTTGGACATGTTTCTGGGCAAAGACAGCAAATTTTATAGAGCGATTGTACAAAGTGTACCCCTATACCTTTCGAGGAGATTTGCACCTGAATATATTGTGCCACGTGTAGCCGAGACGTATGCACATGAAGAACTGTTTGCAGAGCCTGATGACAATAGAACCTTGTTATCTAAAATGATCTTTCAGGGAAAGGTTTTATATTTTTTAGATCAGGTACTGCCCGAAAACTTAAGCGATTCTATCAAAATCGGATATACTCAACAACAATTAGACTGGGTCCAAAATTTTGAGGGTGATATTTGGGCATATTTTTTAGAGAACAATTACCTGTATGAAACCGACTACCAAAAAATCCAGGTGTTTTTATCTGAAGGACCTTTTACCCCTGGTTTAGGCGAAAATAGAGATTCGGCACCAAAATTGGGTGTATGGATGGGTTGGCAAATTGTTAAGAAATACATGAAGGCGCATCCTGATGTTACTTTGCAACAGTTAATGGCAGATAATGATGCGCAAAAGATTTTAAATCAATCGAAGTATAAACCTAAACAACAGCGATAG
- a CDS encoding patatin-like phospholipase family protein, with amino-acid sequence MKVGIVLSGGGIRGIAHLGVLKAFSNLGITFSHISGTSAGAIAGAFFAAGIDPEEGLNIFLKTKLWRFVRPAVGSLGLINIENTALILKEYFPEDSIEKLKIPLTIAAVNFSEGRLVYFTKGPLIRAIHASSCIPGIFKPIMIDGQMYVDGGILNNFPVEPLMDECDFIIGSSCNHLKPVDKITGITNLMGRAGIMSINHDMERKAKFCNVLIEPKGLGAISTFDMKRAEDIYWLAHEEALITIKNSPTISELITK; translated from the coding sequence ATGAAAGTTGGCATTGTATTATCAGGTGGAGGCATTAGAGGAATAGCTCATTTAGGGGTTTTAAAAGCCTTTAGCAATTTAGGCATTACCTTTAGTCACATTAGTGGAACAAGTGCAGGAGCCATAGCCGGAGCCTTTTTTGCAGCTGGTATAGATCCGGAAGAAGGGTTAAATATTTTCCTTAAAACCAAACTCTGGCGCTTTGTACGCCCGGCTGTGGGTTCACTAGGTTTAATTAATATTGAGAATACTGCTTTAATTTTAAAAGAATATTTTCCGGAAGATTCAATTGAAAAACTAAAAATACCTTTAACCATTGCCGCCGTAAACTTTAGTGAAGGCCGGTTGGTTTATTTTACAAAAGGGCCGCTTATCAGAGCCATTCATGCCTCTAGTTGTATACCTGGCATTTTTAAACCCATTATGATTGATGGTCAGATGTATGTGGATGGCGGCATTTTAAATAATTTCCCGGTCGAACCTTTAATGGATGAATGCGATTTCATTATAGGCTCATCCTGTAACCACCTTAAGCCAGTTGATAAAATTACAGGTATTACCAATTTAATGGGCCGCGCAGGTATCATGTCGATCAACCACGATATGGAAAGAAAGGCTAAATTTTGTAATGTATTGATCGAACCAAAAGGTTTAGGGGCCATTAGTACGTTTGATATGAAACGTGCTGAAGATATTTATTGGCTGGCACACGAAGAAGCTTTGATTACGATTAAAAATAGTCCGACAATCTCTGAACTGATCACGAAATAA
- a CDS encoding M12 family metallopeptidase, with product MKFLKLNRTLLTALALSTVLYACKKERPTETADLEKPEIAAVNPLGNIQICTEKSLDGTTPRGAVLKSTKWTPGTTIKVSLNGSTAAIRAKVIQYAKAWEQYANIKFNFVTNDNTAKIRVSFVDGDGSWSYIGKSTPSTGATMNYGWFTASTAESEYSRVVIHEFGHALGMIHEHQHPLVAIPWDKPAVYAYYAAAPNYWSQAEVDNAIFAKYTTTQTNYSAYDKYSIMHYAIPNELTIGDYEVGWNTVLSPTDKTFIASVYPF from the coding sequence ATGAAATTTTTAAAATTAAATAGAACCTTATTAACTGCACTTGCCTTATCTACAGTATTATACGCTTGTAAAAAAGAAAGGCCTACAGAAACTGCAGATTTAGAAAAACCAGAAATAGCTGCTGTTAATCCACTTGGTAATATTCAGATCTGCACAGAAAAATCTTTAGATGGCACTACCCCTAGAGGCGCGGTGCTAAAATCTACAAAATGGACTCCAGGAACTACAATCAAGGTGAGTTTAAACGGAAGCACAGCAGCCATCAGGGCTAAAGTAATCCAATATGCAAAGGCTTGGGAACAGTATGCCAACATTAAATTCAACTTTGTAACAAACGACAATACAGCCAAAATCAGGGTAAGTTTTGTAGATGGAGATGGATCCTGGTCTTATATAGGAAAATCAACGCCTAGCACCGGTGCTACCATGAACTACGGCTGGTTTACTGCAAGTACAGCAGAATCTGAATATAGCCGGGTAGTAATCCACGAGTTTGGCCATGCCTTAGGAATGATCCATGAACACCAACACCCATTGGTAGCTATTCCCTGGGATAAACCTGCTGTTTATGCTTATTACGCAGCTGCTCCAAATTACTGGAGCCAGGCAGAGGTAGACAATGCCATATTTGCAAAATACACTACTACCCAAACCAATTATAGCGCTTATGATAAATATTCAATCATGCATTATGCTATTCCAAACGAATTAACCATCGGTGATTACGAAGTGGGATGGAATACTGTACTATCTCCTACTGATAAGACATTTATTGCTTCAGTATATCCATTTTAA
- a CDS encoding 2-phosphosulfolactate phosphatase, producing the protein MSKKIEVCLTPALIDLYDIEQSIVVVIDILRATSSITYGIDNGAEAIIPVAQVEDCLNYRDSGFLLAAERNGEVVAGYDFGNSPFSYTHEKVNGKTVVLTTTNGTKALHLAQKRAYQVVIGSFLNLDSLCDYLKSQDKNVLLLCAGWKDQFNLEDTLFAGAVVTNLRQNFEHFDDSSVAAEDLYSLAKADLRKYLHKSSHSHRLAQLNIEEDVVFCLQLNLCKTIPVLEGERLVALKTN; encoded by the coding sequence ATGTCAAAAAAAATAGAAGTTTGTTTAACGCCAGCCTTAATCGATTTGTACGATATTGAGCAAAGCATTGTCGTGGTTATTGATATTTTGAGAGCTACCTCATCTATCACTTACGGGATAGATAATGGTGCTGAAGCCATTATTCCAGTGGCCCAGGTGGAAGATTGTTTAAACTATCGCGATAGCGGATTTTTATTGGCAGCAGAACGAAATGGAGAGGTGGTAGCAGGATACGATTTTGGTAACTCGCCGTTCTCTTATACCCATGAAAAAGTAAACGGAAAAACAGTTGTTTTAACCACTACCAATGGTACCAAAGCTTTGCATCTGGCACAAAAAAGAGCTTATCAGGTTGTGATCGGATCATTCCTTAATTTAGATTCGCTTTGCGATTATCTGAAAAGCCAGGATAAAAATGTGCTTTTACTTTGCGCAGGTTGGAAAGATCAGTTTAATTTAGAGGATACCCTTTTTGCAGGTGCGGTGGTAACTAATCTCCGCCAAAATTTTGAACATTTTGATGATTCCAGCGTGGCTGCTGAAGATTTGTATTCTTTGGCTAAAGCAGATCTGAGAAAATACCTTCACAAATCATCGCACAGCCATCGCCTGGCGCAGTTGAATATAGAGGAAGATGTTGTTTTCTGTTTGCAGCTAAATCTGTGCAAAACAATTCCGGTATTGGAAGGTGAACGTTTGGTGGCCTTAAAAACTAATTAA
- the gcvT gene encoding glycine cleavage system aminomethyltransferase GcvT, with translation MKNTALTEKHIALSAKMVPFAGYNMPVTYEGINAEHATVRNGVGVFDVSHMGEFILKGENALDLIQRVTSNDASKLYNGKVQYSCLPNQDGGIVDDLLVYKIDDKTYMLVVNASNIEKDWNWIQQFNSKDVEMHNISDQTSLLAIQGPKAADALQSLTDVDLASMEYYTFVKGTFAGVDNVVISATGYTGAGGFEIYFENQYADQIWDAIFKAGAPYNIKPIGLGARDTLRLEMGFCLYGNDIDDTTSPIEAGLGWITKFSKSFTNSEALLAQKEAGIQKKLVGFEMIDRGIPRHDYQIADAEGNIIGKVTSGTQAPSLQKAIGMGYIAKDFTKEGTEVFILIRNTPIKAKVVKFPFYK, from the coding sequence ATGAAAAACACCGCATTAACAGAAAAACACATCGCTTTAAGCGCTAAAATGGTTCCATTTGCAGGTTACAATATGCCTGTTACTTATGAAGGTATTAATGCAGAACATGCAACTGTTCGTAACGGTGTAGGTGTTTTTGATGTAAGCCACATGGGCGAATTTATTCTTAAAGGCGAAAATGCATTAGATCTTATTCAACGCGTAACCAGTAATGATGCCTCTAAATTATATAATGGAAAAGTTCAGTACTCTTGCCTGCCAAATCAGGATGGTGGTATTGTAGATGATCTTTTGGTTTACAAAATAGACGATAAAACCTATATGTTAGTGGTAAATGCATCTAACATTGAAAAAGACTGGAACTGGATTCAACAATTCAATTCGAAAGATGTTGAAATGCACAATATCTCTGATCAAACCTCTCTTTTAGCCATTCAAGGACCAAAAGCGGCTGATGCTTTACAAAGCTTAACCGATGTTGATTTGGCATCAATGGAATATTATACTTTTGTTAAAGGTACCTTTGCTGGTGTTGATAACGTGGTTATTTCTGCAACAGGTTATACCGGAGCTGGTGGTTTTGAGATTTACTTCGAAAACCAATATGCAGATCAGATCTGGGATGCTATTTTTAAGGCGGGTGCACCATACAACATTAAGCCAATTGGCTTAGGTGCTCGTGATACCTTGCGCTTAGAAATGGGTTTCTGTTTATACGGAAATGATATTGATGATACTACTTCACCAATTGAAGCCGGTTTAGGCTGGATTACTAAATTTTCTAAATCTTTTACCAATTCGGAGGCGTTATTGGCACAAAAAGAAGCTGGGATTCAAAAAAAACTGGTTGGTTTCGAAATGATCGACCGTGGTATTCCACGCCATGATTATCAAATTGCTGATGCCGAAGGAAATATTATCGGTAAAGTAACTTCCGGTACCCAGGCACCTTCTTTGCAAAAAGCAATCGGTATGGGCTACATCGCAAAAGATTTCACTAAAGAAGGAACTGAAGTTTTTATTTTAATCCGCAATACGCCAATTAAAGCTAAAGTGGTTAAGTTTCCTTTTTATAAATAG